Proteins encoded together in one Branchiostoma lanceolatum isolate klBraLanc5 chromosome 11, klBraLanc5.hap2, whole genome shotgun sequence window:
- the LOC136445356 gene encoding very low-density lipoprotein receptor-like: MRLGNLFAIALCCGLLVLSRIPGSRADAHCGSSQFTCHNGRCIPSSWKCDEDDDCGDNTDETDCPVRTCSDSEFTCDDSKCIPSRWQCDGDNDCADGSDEKPDICNQRTCRSDHFSCEENGGGICIPRTWVCDRDADCENGRDEEGCDQLTCDPTEHTCDNGKCITVRWVCDQDNDCGDNSDEKNCPTPTCSTNEFMCNNSYCIPRRWLCDGDFDCLDLSDEKDCPSVPPGTECSSREFTCSNRDCVHISWKCDGDEDCADGSDEVDCVRQCSEDEFQCDNGPCIAGSLQCDGNRDCDDGSDEREDCQPIISCDTTKQFECISSQTGVREKCIPLSQVCDGNDDCSDGSDEPGPHVCNVDECAVNNGSCMEGCVNTPHSYYCTCNEGFELQEDGRTCKDKDECAIYGTCSQLCENTHGGYKCECISGYTLDPRNGYCKADGEEAKLIFANRRDLRMIDMATGEYTELVSDLRSAIATDVDVPNKRVYWTDVAREQIYSAPIDADSNGERSKGILVSEGIHTPDGVAVDWIHAKMYWTDTGTDTISVATLDGNMRKTLFATDLDEPRALALDPTEGFMYWSDWGQPAKIERAGMNGFFRETIVQSNIEWPNGLTLDIIGKRIYWVDAKLHTISSVTTTGADRRQIIQDDVLLAHPFSITVFQDTLFYTDWESESIHSLNKFTGGDHKVVGSDLYSPMDITVYQSKRQQPGTNYCENNGYCSDLCLPAPQINERSAKYTCLCEDGRELMDDHRTCTGREVIPMPTGGTPSSHTSGSMQPGHIAAIVIAVLVALVVLVALIGFFAWRFFRSTNMKSMNFDNPVYRKTTEDQFSLQKHAQPTGHSYPPITALSTVEEP, encoded by the exons ATGAGACTAGGGAACTTGTTCGCGATAGCCCTGTGCTGTGGACTGTTGGTGTTGTCGAGAATACCGGGATCGAGAGCGGACG ctcACTGCGGTTCATCCCAATTCACATGCCACAACGGACGGTGTATCCCCTCATCATGGAAATGCGACGAAGATGACGACTGTGGAGACAACACTGACGAGACCGACTGCC CTGTGAGAACATGCTCCGACAGCGAGTTTACCTGCGACGACTCCAAGTGTATCCCATCGCGGTGGCAGTGTGATGGCGACAACGACTGTGCCGATGGCTCTGACGAGAAGCCAGACATTTGCA ACCAGCGAACCTGTCGGTCAGACCACTTCAGCTGTGAGGAGAACGGAGGCGGAATCTGCATCCCGCGGACGTGGGTGTGCGATCGGGACGCTGACTGCGAGAACGGGCGCGACGAGGAGGGCTGCGACCAGCTGACCTGCGACCCCACCGAGCACACGTGCGACAATGGGAAGTGCATCACGGTGCGCTGGGTGTGCGACCAGGACAACGACTGCGGAGACAACTCGGACGAGAAGAACTGCCCGACCCCGACTTGCTCGACCAACGAGTTCATGTGTAATAACTCCTACTGTATCCCGAGACGCTGGCTTTGTGATGGCGACTTTGACTGTTTGGATCTCTCTGATGAGAAG GACTGTCCATCTGTGCCTCCCGGTACGGAGTGCTCGTCCCGTGAGTTCACCTGCAGTAACCGCGACTGTGTCCACATCTCATGGAAGTGTGACGGTGATGAAGACTGCGCTGATG GTTCAGATGAAGTTGACTGTGTCCGCCAGTGTTCGGAAGACGAGTTCCAATGTGACAACGGCCCTTGCATTGCCGGCTCGCTTCAGTGCGACGGAAACAGAGATTGCGACGACGGCAGCGACGAGCGAGAGGACTGCCAGCCTATCATCAGCTGCGATACAACAAAACAGTTCGAGTGCATCTCCTCGCAGACTGGCGTACGGGAAAAATGCATCCCTCTCAGCCAGGTGTGCGACGGTAACGACGACTGTTCGGATGGATCGGACGAGCCAGGCCCACATGTTTGCAACGTTGACGAGTGTGCTGTTAACAACGGCAGCTGTATGGAGGGCTGTGTGAACACACCACACTCCTACTACTGCACCTGTAACGAGG GTTTCGAGCTGCAAGAAGACGGGAGGACGTGCAAGGACAAAGATGAGTGTGCGATCTACGGCACGTGCAGCCAGCTTTGCGAGAACACCCATGGCGGTTACAAGTGCGAGTGCATCAGCGGATACACCCTGGATCCACGCAACGGATACTGCAAGGCTGACG GAGAAGAGGCGAAACTGATCTTTGCAAACCGTCGCGACCTGCGAATGATCGACATGGCAACAGGCGAGTACACGGAGCTGGTTAGCGACCTACGGAGTGCCATCGCCACTGACGTGGACGTTCCGAACAAGCGTGTTTACTGGACTGATGTCGCAAGAGAACAAATCTACAG TGCCCCAATTGACGCTGACTCGAATGGAGAGCGGTCCAAGGGAATCCTGGTGTCCGAGGGAATCCACACCCCTGACGGCGTTGCCGTCGACTGGATCCACGCCAAAATGTACTGGACCGACACTGGCACCGACACCATCTCTGTGGCCACTCTGGATGGAAACATGCGCAAGACTCTGTTCGCAACCGACCTCGATGAACCAAGAGCCCTGGCCCTGGACCCAACTGAAGG GTTTATGTACTGGTCAGACTGGGGCCAGCCAGCCAAGATCGAGCGCGCAGGAATGAACGGCTTCTTCCGCGAAACCATCGTGCAGTCCAACATTGAGTGGCCGAACGGATTGACCCTTGACATCATCGGCAAGCGTATCTACTGGGTGGACGCCAAACTGCACACGATCAGCTCCGTCACGACCACCGGCGCCGACCGCAGGCAAATCATCCAGGATGACGTCCTGTTGGCCCACCCCTTCTCTATCACCGTGTTCCAG GACACCCTGTTCTACACCGACTGGGAATCTGAGTCCATCCACAGTTTGAACAAGTTCACCGGAGGCGACCACAAAGTCGTCGGAAGTGACCTGTACTCCCCCATGGACATCACTGTGTACCAGTCCAAGAGGCAACAACCAG GAACAAACTATTGTGAGAACAACGGCTACTGCTCGGACCTGTGTCTGCCTGCCCCCCAAATCAACGAGCGCTCGGCCAAGTACACCTGCCTGTGTGAGGACGGACGGGAACTAATGGATGACCACCGTACATGCACAG GACGGGAAGTTATCCCCATGCCCACCGGAGGGACCCCGTCGAGCCACACCAGCGGCAGTATGCAGCCCGGCCACATCGCCGCCATCGTCATCGCTGTGCTAGTCGCTCTCGTCGTCCTGGTGGCCCTCATCGGCTTCTTCGCCTGGCGGTTCTTCCGGAGTACGAACATGAAGTCCATGAACTTTGATAACCCCGTGTACCGCAAGACGACGGAGGACCAGTTCAGTCTACAGAAGCACGCCCAGCCAACAGGGCACTCCTATCCCCCCATAACCGCCCTCTCCACAGTAGAAGAACCATAA